AATCTCCTGTAGGTATTGATCCAACCCGGTAGCCAAAACTATAATTTCGTTCTCCACTCCCCGGTCCAGTCCGTAGTGGTACGCCAGAGTGCTGACTATCCATTGTGTCCTGCGCGCCGGACGGCTGTACGGATCAATGGAGTCTATTGCATCCATCATATCTACTCAGACACATCATACTTCCTCAAACTTCCCGCAGtcactttgtttttggtttgttttatccAACGTGCCGTCGTCATGTGTGTTCATCCTCTCAGTAGTAGCTCTACAGCAGACTGGCAGAGCTGAAACGAGGCGTGTGTTAAAACGGGGCCGATTTGAAGTTAGCACTGCCCCCAGAATCCAAATCCAGGGGTCCCAACCAGGAGGCTGTGATGTAGGCTATGTGCACTAGAACAGCCTCATACTGCCGTTTGCCTGAGTGTAATTACCACCAGGTGTGTAAACTTGTGTCATTCTCTTGGGTCGACCTTGTTAAGATGTAAGATGCCCAAGAGACTACGCTGTGGAGCAGAGGGGGAGCCTACAGGCTAaacccccttttttttttcaactgaagtatttttgttgcacAGTCTTTACACAGGAGTAAAACACAAGCTCATATTTAGGGCTCTTTTGTGCACAATTTGCACCTTGCTTTGACCCTGCATGTGTAATGCATGAGTTCATTTGTATGCAGGTATTCACCTAAAGCTTCTGAATGCAATGCTCATCCGCAGGGGCAGCCGGATTTCAGAATGAGGGGCACAGATGTTTCAGGATGAtgatttttattctgttttactCCCAAATCTCGCCAAATGGGAGACCTGCTAACATTTAACCAATTGTAAGGGGTCCGGTTGCATGCCTTCCCAAAACAATGATTGGCTTTAATAACCCAAATCTGTTGGAATCTGGCGCATTCTAATGCCACTATTCCATCATATACACTGATCTTAATATTTGCATATGTAAATGAGTTTACGCCTGCTTATGGTTCGTTTCAAATCGACTAAGAAGGGTTGTAAGTGTGGGGGAGGTGCATGGGGCATGTCCCCTGGATTAATCTCTATGTATTTTGTACAGATATCAGACCCTGCTTTATATATAATGCAAATTGATTGTATTTAGATTCATGTTTCTAAATATGCtatgttgttgattttttcagGAACTGGCATGATGTTTTTTACCTCCATGTTTTACAGACACATTAACAAAGTATGTAACTTTATGGGGAAATCATAcatcaaaacttaaaacttaCAAGGCTACCAGTATTGGCCTACCTTAACTGTACATTACTTAAACTTTCTtgtcaaaattcaaatttttttccctttataaaCCGGATCTGTAGATGCTTTGTTTGTTAATTCTCTTAGTTGTAACAGTCTCATTTTGGCTTTATTCTTTTCACGATGTTCATGCAAATACATCTTCTTAAATTAACCCATAAATAAAGTCTTTTTGTGGACCCTTGTACTGTTATTTTTTGGAAAGACTTTCCCCAATATATGTGTTGTACCTTATATCCATTTTTCATTATGTGCTGTGTcttcattttataataaaaaaaaagcatttacttATATCATACATCTTTTTAATATCTTAGCAACATTTCATATTCACAAAAGTAAATTCGGTAACAGAAAACCTTCATTTAtagtttttgtgaatgtaaagcAACAATAGATAGGCCTACAAACTATTCAGCACTTTACAAACATCAACGCCTTAAAGACCCTTAATAGGCctttatgcacatttttttcattgcacATACTGCCaaatcctctttttttgtgttttttgcattgTTATAATTTAGTTACCCCTGCAAGTAGACTACAGTGTCATTTGTCAGTGAACGTTGATGTAACCAAAAACCAACGCTCCCAGGACGTTAAAAATACTTTCATatgcaaccaaaacacaaccaaactaACCTTTATATAACGTTCCCGCAACCAAAAACGAGCGTCCCCAGGACGTTAAAAATCTGCTGTTTTGCAATaaatcatttgaaaaagaaaaataggacATGACCCATTAATAGGCCTAACTCAAAACCTACCCTAGTCGTTTTCTTCCAAGGTATGGAGGAATTCCGATAGTCCCAACAGCACGTGAGGGCAGCAGCTATAACCGTAGTGGTTGTCATGGCGGTGATTGCTTGGCAACGGGTTGCACTCGGTGATAATTTTGCGTGACTGTGACCACTAGTTAgagcagctagctagctccTTTACTAGTTGGGCACATTCTGTGACAATAGGCCTACTTACAATTAAATGAGTTAGCAGCTACGAAATTATAGACCAGGTAAAGTGGCAGGAAATTGGAAGTATGTTTGATTTTTGACTAATTAAGTGACACATTGGTGGTTTTGCTGTAGCTTAACTCTAGTTAGCGTTACGTCTCTAACGTTACACGAACACTTCAGCCTCTTCGTGTCCGGACCAGGTGAGcacacagcagaaacaacacGTGTTCCCTTAAAGGTACTTCAAGTTGGGTGAtatgttacttcttgttgacgaagtattttaaaacaaaatcattgtttcattattaataCGGAGACATACGGAGCCCCCCTGGGGTTAGCTGAGAGAGAAACTAAACACAGAATACAAATCTGTTCTCTCGGTTTTATAAACGTGAGCAAAGTTAGAAATATTCccagattcaaacttctggggTCAATTACTCTATAGATACCTggtattaaatcacaaatgaattGTATTTCCTAACGTAGTAAGGTTAACAATAAgctacaaacatattttcatcaaaacgaggcgtcctccaacctggagaaattAGATTGGTTTCCACGTGCTGCCGGTGGTGTTTAGGGACCGTCTGTAAACTACAACTCCGACACAAACATATctgttaatttaatgattataGAAAGTAGTGTctccaaatttatttttaacagtagggcataagtgctgtagtacaactaggaggagaccggttataattgaggtaagtttggagccATTACcttattcaattaaattacacacaatcaaattacacacacaaacattacacttcataaGGCATTGTcttcaaaacacaaagtacCCGAATTAAGTTGCCATTTGGACCAGATATTTTATTATACAGCCTAAAttgcacatatatatatttaacccTTGATACTAGTCAACCTTCTAGAATAATAAAATCTTTTGCAGTTTTAGTCGACTAGATGGAAAATCAAAGTGAGATGATCAAAAGagtaaatgtatctttttagatacaataaatgttgacaaagtttctcTTTAGGGACATAATTCGAAGTTAGAAAAAAGGTAATAACTTGCATTTAACGCAGAATATCTCAATGTTTGAAATCACAAATATGAATCACGTTTCATGGGGCCTCTGGTGAATCATATCCTTATGGACTAGATACCAAATGATAGGACCAAAATCCCCCTGTTGTCCTACTTCATTCACCCATTTCTATGCTGTGTTTTTCATCCAAAACGTTGTAGTGGACTTAGACCCTGTGGGCCGTGGCTGACATGTCAGAGGCGAGTCTGTGTGATTCACAGTCGGACTGTGATGATGAAGAAGTTTCAGATAAAGAACGGGAAGATGTCCTCGTCTTTGAGACTGATTTAATGTCCGTGGAGCCTGGTTTGGAAAACAGGTCAGAGTCACCTGAGGCTATCACAACACGCACAGATGACAGCTACGACGTCACATGGACAGTTTACATTGCCCTAGCTGTTCCAACAGGTAGGTGTGTCATAcacaatatctatctatctatctatctatcaatcatGTAAAAAACAGATTACAGATTCATTTCATCCTTGATTATTGATCATAAACCTGTGTCCCTTCTTAGGGGAAGAAGCCACAGTCCCTGAAGCTCCTAAAAAGCCAAAGAAAGCAACTAGAAAATCATCTACTGTTTTGGGGAAAGCCCATAAAGCTCAGAGCTGCTATCATATTGAATACAAGTTGTTGCCCAGCGATACAAAGACAGTCAAAGTGGACCTAGTATTGTTTGGGCCAGtggcaaaaatgtacaaagaagACGAGTTCAAGGTAACCGTGtgtaaccgtgtgtgtgtgtgtgtgtgtgtgtgtgtgtgtgtgtgtgtgtgtgtgtgtgtgtgtgtgtgtgtgtgtgtgtgtgtgtgtgtgtgtgtgtgtgtgtgtgtgtgtgtgtgtgtgtgtgtgtgtgtgtgtgtgtgtgtgtgtgtgtgtgtgtgtgtgtgtgtgtgtgtgtgtgtgtgtgtgtgtgtgtgtgtcccttatGAACAATTCATGAGCATCCTGAATGAACGACAATAAAGCAGCTACATTGTCTAGAGTTACAGCAAATGACCCATCACTGTACACCGGCTATTATTGCCATGATTGGGTTGGTGATTTCTTGTGAGAAGCATTTCAAAATACTCTGCTGTTGAATAAAAAATCCAATTTGGAGGTGACTctaattagggctgcacaatatgaggaaaacatgTGATACgcaataatgttaaataatatagacagatattaaagtgtgcTCAGTTctgctttttgaatttaaaacaaataaaaggaaatcattgaaaaaattatttgaaaaaaaacatttaattacagATAAAAGAAACCACTAAAAAGAgagattttaaagtgcagttttctactgatattttctttcaactaacacaaaaaactcAGAGTGTCTTTCTTAAAGTGTATATTGCGGCAGTTGATATCAGTAAACAAATGATATCTATTGTAAAGCCCTACCTTTTAATACAGAAATACATGCGTGAATTGTGTAACAGATTCTGGGAACATGGCATGAAGGAGGTCAGACATGGGTTGGTTGGATGCAGAATTTCAACGTCAGCGTCAGCAGGGAGTTGCTGATCAATCTACTTCCTCATAAGATCAAGATCCAGATATGGAACAGTAAGGACAAACTGTGCAGCCAGGCCCGCTATGAGAGACTGAAGGCCTTCAGACTGACACAGGATCAGGCTAACGATGCAGTAGACACGTGTGGTTAGCATCAATTTTAACATCATACACATTATGTATACTGTGTTTTATAtacaattatataattaaaatgatattCGTTATTCTAAGGTGGCATCGAGACCATGGTGAAGAAACTGAGATCGTCACGTGAGATTAAGTCAAACACAtctaaaaaacacagaagcGATATAATGTTTCATTCCAATTCAGAGGGGGACTCAGAAACAGGTACATCTACAATATTTACCTTATTTGTTATGGaatcataataataaacaaagatACTACATAGGTCTATGTAGACACATATCTATGACACACATATCTTTGCTAGATTTCATGCTCATATACTCAGACTCAGATTAATTGGCAGGTGAGCAGCACCTACTAGGAATTTACTTTAGAcatagacttctctttattaatccttttgggatgactcccgcgaggaaattgaTTGGTTTGatgcatacataaaaacatatttaaacatcaacgtgaaaaaaacaaatattaaataacaaaGCAAATAACCCAATCATATAACTATataacatgaagaaaaaaatctatagaTATATCTTTCTCAACCCTGTTTATAGACAATAACTTGGCTCTTCTCACCAAAACAGAATTGCAAAAACCCACAGTTGATGCTTTGGACCTTGAGGATATCAGAAACAGTGGCACTGCCTCAGCTGAAATCAGCACCGTTTCTCTGTTTGCGGGTGAGTCAACCTTTTATTCGCCTCTAAAAGCGTGTTTATCATATACATCCTGTATGTCTCCTGGTTGTGACCACAGTGTCACTTTCGTCTTTATTCTATTACATATTTGAGAGCTGAAGAAGTAAAACCATCCTAATAcgaaaaaaagatgaataataaACAtcattaataatttgtttttttctggttctTGCCCTGCTAATCACCTTTGCAACCCCTCAGATTGATCTCGCtagagaaaatgtaatgtagtCACAGTCACATGATGGGCAAACACTATGGACccacttttattattatacattatacagtaGGTAGTACTTGTTGTAGTAACCTGAGTAGAAACAATGCAATACACTGTACACATGCTTTTGTTTTCGTGTTGCGTGAATGTCTCAAATTGCACAGGGCAAGGAGGGGTAAAGGTTTCCAGAAAGTTGGACTTTTGCcctgatgatggcactagatGAATATTCAGATGATCCCAAAGATAGTACTATTCATCCCATGGGGAAACAAAAGTCTGTACCAAATGTCATAACAATCCCAGTCATTTCCCGTCAATCCCGTAGCACTAGAGGAAAAAGTGAGGGGATCAACCAAAGTCCTACGGGTTCATCCTCTGGTGACCAAACCTCGTTGAGATCTCTCCAGTgttttcagtctggaccaaagtggtggataataggatttaaaatgtcagacattATGTTAATCACAAAAGCATTTTGtagtctgttgttttttcttttactgccaGGTGAGACCTCATTGACTGAATGCTTCCCAGTCTTTTCATCTGGTGTTTTTGAGGTCATGTGCAACATCTCTCTGGACGGACCGTTAATATCTGACCAACTAAAGGCTGAACTCAATCCACTGGTCATCACAATTTTGTCTGCCTCCTCAATGCCTTCATCCCCGGTCCCCTTTCACGTCCTACAGGTGCTACTCACTTCCCActtaatgtttattaaaaataatccCAATCAATACTTGGCTTGCACTGTACATGTATACCTCATTCACTATGTAGTTTTCAGAATGTGacacaattttatttgtaaGCTTTGACATTTAGCAGTAGGGCTGGAAAAATATTCATCCTAAATCGATTCTTTCACAATACATAGGTTCAGATttgaaaattttaaaaatggttgcaATACATGATACGACATAGTTACAGGAAAAATATATGCCTGTATTTTGCCAGTACAAGTTTCATACCTTGCACAGAGTgcagatgtattttttgttttgttttcccagGAAAAATGTATGCCTGTATATTGCCAGTACAAGTTCCATAACTTGCACAGAACAAAGTTTCACAAGCATGGCACCAAAATCTACTTCAGAGATGTGAATGTGATCCTGACTGGCTTGATGAGTCCTGAAGAGCTCAAAGAGTTCCTCTACAGTCCATCTCTCGAGATAGAGGTCCATGATCGTGACATAAAGTTGGAAGAAACTCAGAAAACCGGAGCGGTGCTCGGCACCCTGTCAGATAAAGACATCCGGTGGGGTTCGGCACTATTAAAACAGAAGGCAGCGGTCGTTAACTCTCATGGTATTGCAAGCCTGAACTTCTCTGAGCTGCTGCTTGGGAAGAAAAGCCTAACGGTGCACTCGCCGATCAAATGCTCCCCTCCACCTCCGCTGCACAGGGAGAGAAGTGCACGCAGGAAGATGACAGACACGGCAGCTAGTAGAGAGCCAATGCAACAAGGCCATTATTTTGATGCCAATTCTCAACTCAAAGTCAAGGTTGAGATAGCTTGTCCACTCAACAATAAGAACAACAACTTTGAACTGGAGTCCTGTGACGGTCCGTTTGGGCGCATCATCTACCTCTTTGATTACAATAACTTCCCTTTGATGACCAAGCTGAGGTCCGAAATCCTCAGAATCAACGCATCAGCTTTCCATCTGGACTCGCACTCACTGGAAAATATAGAGAAATCCCTATTGAATTgcaaaatgactttaaaaaacgACAAGGATCTGGATTTTGTTACAGGATTCCACGTGCTCGATAAGAGGAAACACATCTTTGTTCTTGAAGGGCTGAAACATAAAGCAGTGAAGAGACTTTGGGATGCTGTTCCGATGAAGTAAGCCCATGAACACTATCTCGCCCTAACAGCTAGTGCTAACAGTTTTCAGCTGTGCTGTCCATTTGAACCCAGTGTTTAAATTCCAATGAGAATCCTGCAGCTTGTGTGATGTTTTGCAGGCTGAGTGGgagtgaggaggaagaggtgatAGTCCTGTACAACTCAAAGGTGTCTTTCTTCAAGCGCATCTATGATTCACTAGATGTGGGCCTGACTCCTATCCATCTACATGAGTCACTAGAGACCATCATGAGACAGCCTCTGGTCTACATCAGAGGCATGGTCCCCCAACTCTGCTTCCAAGCTTTGTTAAGGTACCCATTTAGTTACAGTGGCCTTAAAGGACCATACCTGGGATTTGCCTGTTTTATTCATTAAGTACAAAACATGAATACTGTACATCAACACAAACTGGGGCTGTCTCGAATACCAGTTGTTGTGCTTTGAATTAGGCCTGCgcgattcagggaaaaatatttATCACAAtgttgcttagaattgatatcacaattttCTGCCACAACTTTTGTTCTCACAgagtgtaatgttttttaaagattattttgtttgGGATTTTCCCCCCTTTAATACAGTGATAGTGCATAGActggaaagggggagagagatgagggGATGACTGGCAGCAGTCCTGCAAGTCCTGCACCGCTGCCAACATGGGGcaaatgctcttactgggtgagctagaggccgccccacaaagtgtaattttttgtaaagatttttttggacCTCTAGCACATTGCTCACCACcaaaagcctgtaaacatagaggcttcaattgagagaagggagagcactgcagatctttaaaacctattttataaagtctgtttaaaactcacagaacaAAGTAGTAGCGTTGTGATGCAGTCagtttgtaaaattaaatgagaatcaaattcattcattaaaaaaaaaaatgtaacaattgaATCGtgaaattgtgaacagggtgaatcgagatcgtgATTTATAACGAtaaattgtgcaggcctactttGAAGCTTCGGAGCTAATCAACATGGAATATTTGAAGGATGTGACGGCAGCTCCTGTACACGGCTCG
The Etheostoma cragini isolate CJK2018 chromosome 4, CSU_Ecrag_1.0, whole genome shotgun sequence genome window above contains:
- the cfap92 gene encoding uncharacterized protein cfap92 isoform X2; protein product: MSEASLCDSQSDCDDEEVSDKEREDVLVFETDLMSVEPGLENRSESPEAITTRTDDSYDVTWTVYIALAVPTGEEATVPEAPKKPKKATRKSSTVLGKAHKAQSCYHIEYKLLPSDTKTVKVDLVLFGPVAKMYKEDEFKILGTWHEGGQTWVGWMQNFNVSVSRELLINLLPHKIKIQIWNSKDKLCSQARYERLKAFRLTQDQANDAVDTCGGIETMVKKLRSSREIKSNTSKKHRSDIMFHSNSEGDSELQKPTVDALDLEDIRNSGTASAEISTVSLFAGETSLTECFPVFSSGVFEVMCNISLDGPLISDQLKAELNPLVITILSASSMPSSPVPFHVLQEKCMPVYCQYKFHNLHRTKFHKHGTKIYFRDVNVILTGLMSPEELKEFLYSPSLEIEVHDRDIKLEETQKTGAVLGTLSDKDIRWGSALLKQKAAVVNSHGIASLNFSELLLGKKSLTVHSPIKCSPPPPLHRERSARRKMTDTAASREPMQQGHYFDANSQLKVKVEIACPLNNKNNNFELESCDGPFGRIIYLFDYNNFPLMTKLRSEILRINASAFHLDSHSLENIEKSLLNCKMTLKNDKDLDFVTGFHVLDKRKHIFVLEGLKHKAVKRLWDAVPMKLSGSEEEEVIVLYNSKVSFFKRIYDSLDVGLTPIHLHESLETIMRQPLVYIRGMVPQLCFQALLRLSQLCQVKPLKDVVQCRFFPSADMILSMKKEYAEQWEQKAFVNTEVDTPTPPVCLKSHSPLNTHNREYMKWKHNSQQLPHKQSKDFIKDNIKKVQEESERLQKPEAAVLRIVQSDARPTHNYSIQTFNSTEQAKELLRKEMAKVPGRRFTYSQQYWSATVEQQDVPSKNDSRSTAASPVWFTSVSKSKVHPRHPDEARVEELRKPWRENILHANILKPTLSRDMWPWSQRSEDFQLYRKPTFFNPHPATCHLAGDPLQQEQLEAARAQYCRWLKKLLPGGGTNPPGKGSFPEFKCHMGGNSERFQDILKDEPKKYSLREPGMVLKPLPQLSVMNLGDNQAEEQKRGALAPGPCGYCSLASKNNAIARPNSMYNKYHYIGFNKQHSFLYKRTALPLTDDERSIFTFQK
- the cfap92 gene encoding uncharacterized protein cfap92 isoform X1, with product MSEASLCDSQSDCDDEEVSDKEREDVLVFETDLMSVEPGLENRSESPEAITTRTDDSYDVTWTVYIALAVPTGEEATVPEAPKKPKKATRKSSTVLGKAHKAQSCYHIEYKLLPSDTKTVKVDLVLFGPVAKMYKEDEFKILGTWHEGGQTWVGWMQNFNVSVSRELLINLLPHKIKIQIWNSKDKLCSQARYERLKAFRLTQDQANDAVDTCGGIETMVKKLRSSREIKSNTSKKHRSDIMFHSNSEGDSETELQKPTVDALDLEDIRNSGTASAEISTVSLFAGETSLTECFPVFSSGVFEVMCNISLDGPLISDQLKAELNPLVITILSASSMPSSPVPFHVLQEKCMPVYCQYKFHNLHRTKFHKHGTKIYFRDVNVILTGLMSPEELKEFLYSPSLEIEVHDRDIKLEETQKTGAVLGTLSDKDIRWGSALLKQKAAVVNSHGIASLNFSELLLGKKSLTVHSPIKCSPPPPLHRERSARRKMTDTAASREPMQQGHYFDANSQLKVKVEIACPLNNKNNNFELESCDGPFGRIIYLFDYNNFPLMTKLRSEILRINASAFHLDSHSLENIEKSLLNCKMTLKNDKDLDFVTGFHVLDKRKHIFVLEGLKHKAVKRLWDAVPMKLSGSEEEEVIVLYNSKVSFFKRIYDSLDVGLTPIHLHESLETIMRQPLVYIRGMVPQLCFQALLRLSQLCQVKPLKDVVQCRFFPSADMILSMKKEYAEQWEQKAFVNTEVDTPTPPVCLKSHSPLNTHNREYMKWKHNSQQLPHKQSKDFIKDNIKKVQEESERLQKPEAAVLRIVQSDARPTHNYSIQTFNSTEQAKELLRKEMAKVPGRRFTYSQQYWSATVEQQDVPSKNDSRSTAASPVWFTSVSKSKVHPRHPDEARVEELRKPWRENILHANILKPTLSRDMWPWSQRSEDFQLYRKPTFFNPHPATCHLAGDPLQQEQLEAARAQYCRWLKKLLPGGGTNPPGKGSFPEFKCHMGGNSERFQDILKDEPKKYSLREPGMVLKPLPQLSVMNLGDNQAEEQKRGALAPGPCGYCSLASKNNAIARPNSMYNKYHYIGFNKQHSFLYKRTALPLTDDERSIFTFQK